In one window of Sphingomonas glaciei DNA:
- a CDS encoding HpcH/HpaI aldolase/citrate lyase family protein: MNRLPRSWLFVPTDSEKKIAKALESEADALIFDLEDSVAAANKALARDLLRNLPARSGGPQWWVRINPLRTEDHRLDLELLGKADIHGLVLPKAESGADITELAHRSGSIPIHAIVTETAASLFGLLTYRDVKDSPLAAMSWGAEDLSAALGAASNRDGKGRYTAPYTLARTLTLAGAAAAGVQPVDGVFADFRDEPGLIDEALDAARDGFTGKLAIHPAQVRPINEAFSPTDDQLAHARAIVAAFAAEPSAGVLSVDGRMVDKPHLIQAQRTLARAGE, translated from the coding sequence ATGAACCGCCTGCCCCGCTCCTGGCTATTCGTCCCCACCGACAGCGAAAAGAAGATCGCCAAAGCCCTCGAAAGCGAAGCCGACGCCCTGATCTTCGACCTCGAGGACAGCGTCGCCGCCGCCAACAAGGCGCTCGCCCGCGACCTCCTCCGCAACCTCCCCGCCCGCTCCGGCGGCCCGCAATGGTGGGTCCGCATCAACCCCTTGCGCACCGAGGATCACCGCCTCGATCTCGAACTCTTGGGCAAGGCCGACATTCACGGCCTGGTCCTGCCCAAGGCCGAGAGCGGCGCCGACATCACCGAGCTTGCCCACCGCTCGGGCTCGATCCCGATCCACGCCATCGTCACCGAAACCGCCGCCTCGCTGTTCGGCCTGCTCACCTACCGCGACGTCAAGGATAGCCCCCTCGCCGCGATGAGCTGGGGCGCCGAGGATCTTTCCGCCGCGCTCGGCGCCGCCTCCAACCGGGACGGCAAGGGTCGCTACACCGCCCCCTACACGCTGGCCCGCACGCTCACCCTCGCCGGCGCCGCCGCGGCGGGCGTCCAGCCGGTCGACGGCGTGTTCGCCGACTTCCGCGACGAGCCGGGGCTGATCGACGAAGCGCTCGACGCCGCGCGCGACGGCTTCACCGGCAAGCTCGCGATCCACCCGGCGCAGGTCCGTCCGATCAACGAGGCCTTTTCCCCAACGGACGACCAACTCGCCCATGCGCGTGCGATCGTCGCAGCCTTTGCCGCCGAACCCTCGGCCGGCGTGTTGAGCGTTGACGGCCGAATGGTCGACAAACCCCATCTGATCCAGGCCCAGCGCACGCTGGCCCGCGCAGGAGAATAA
- a CDS encoding NAD(P)-dependent alcohol dehydrogenase, producing MPTTAKGWGTDAADQPLRPMEFERRDLRANDVAIQITHSGICHSDLHTCRNDWGGSRYPVVPGHEIVGTVTAVGPDVTKHKVGDTVAVGCMVDSCMECDQCLEGWEIFCRKGAIQTYNSKDYHDGTVTKGGYSDHVVVRDHFVCKVPEGMDVKRVAPLLCAGITTYSPLRQYNVGKDTKVAVVGLGGLGHMGVKLAAAMGAHVTMITTTPEKGKDARELGAHDVIVSTDPEQMKAAATRFDFILNTIPVSHEIDGYLQLLGRSGRMVIVGALTPMPGFVGANLIFWNRAVGGSAIGGIPETQEMLEFCATHGIYPETEHIKIDQVNEAYERLLKNDVRYRFVIDMEQNA from the coding sequence ATGCCGACTACCGCAAAGGGCTGGGGCACCGACGCCGCCGACCAGCCGCTCCGCCCAATGGAATTCGAACGCCGCGATCTGCGCGCCAATGACGTGGCGATCCAGATCACCCATTCGGGCATCTGCCATTCCGACCTTCACACCTGCCGCAACGACTGGGGCGGAAGCCGCTATCCCGTCGTCCCCGGCCACGAAATCGTCGGCACCGTCACCGCGGTCGGTCCCGACGTCACCAAGCACAAGGTCGGCGACACCGTCGCGGTCGGCTGCATGGTCGACAGCTGCATGGAATGCGACCAGTGCCTCGAGGGCTGGGAAATCTTCTGCCGCAAGGGCGCGATCCAGACCTACAACAGCAAGGATTACCACGACGGCACCGTCACCAAGGGCGGCTATTCCGACCACGTCGTGGTCCGCGACCATTTCGTCTGCAAGGTGCCCGAGGGCATGGACGTCAAGCGCGTCGCGCCCTTGCTGTGCGCCGGGATCACCACTTATTCGCCGCTGCGCCAGTACAATGTCGGTAAGGACACCAAGGTCGCCGTCGTCGGCCTCGGCGGTCTGGGCCACATGGGCGTGAAGCTTGCCGCCGCGATGGGCGCCCATGTCACGATGATCACCACCACGCCTGAAAAGGGCAAGGACGCGCGCGAACTTGGCGCGCACGACGTGATTGTTTCGACCGACCCCGAACAGATGAAGGCCGCGGCTACCCGCTTCGACTTCATCCTCAACACCATCCCCGTCAGCCATGAGATCGACGGCTATCTGCAACTCCTCGGCCGCTCGGGCAGGATGGTGATCGTCGGTGCGCTGACCCCGATGCCGGGCTTCGTCGGTGCCAACCTCATCTTCTGGAACCGCGCGGTCGGCGGCTCGGCGATCGGCGGCATTCCCGAGACTCAGGAAATGCTCGAATTCTGCGCCACGCACGGCATCTATCCCGAGACCGAGCATATCAAGATCGATCAGGTCAACGAAGCCTACGAGCGCCTGCTCAAGAACGACGTCCGCTACCGCTTCGTCATCGACATGGAGCAGAACGCCTAA